The genomic DNA CCCACAGAAGTCAAAAACCCTGATGCGCTCCGTCCTCAAAGCACCACATGCCTCCGCGCTACCCAAGCAGCCAGTCAAACGCTCTTCGCAGATCCGCCGCTTTTCACAGCCACAACCTTCCAGTCTGCACGTCCGGCCGCGTGAAACCGAGATTGTCAATCTTCGCCAGGCAGCCCAACCTGTTTCGCCCGCGCCCGCAGTACGGCAGACCGAGGCGATTCGCCCTTCACAACCACGCCAACCGCACGCAATCCAAACTCAGCAGCCTCACCCCGTCCGTGCAGCCGTTGCGGCACCACAGCAGGCACCAGTCTCCAGGCAAAGCGTAGCCACGCCGGCCGCGCACCAGCACGCCCCTCAGGGCCAGCCTACTGGCCAGCACAAAGCCGCGCATCCGGCCGTCGCCGCCGCGCAGCCGACCCGGCCTGCGCCGCTACAGGGCAGTGAGCTGAAGGAAGCCCTTATCAAGGAGCAGCTGCGCCACGTCGACGTCGAACAACAGCCCGTCGCCCACAAGAAGCAGCGCCGCCATCCTCGTCTGGCCTCGATCGTCGCCGGCGTCAGCGCCATCGTCCTGCTCGGCGGGTATCTGACATACCTGAACCTTCCCAGTCTCTCCATCAAGGTCGCCGCCGCCCAGGCAGGATTCGCCGCCACTTATCCCTCTTACCAGCCCTCCGGCTACAGCTTTAACGGCCCCGTTGCCTACAGCCCCGGAGAGGTGAAGGTCCGCTTTAAGTCGAATACCAACCAGTACGCCTACAGCCTGGTACAAAAAGCCTCAAGCTGGGACAGCCAGGCGGTACTCGACAACTTCGTCGTCAAACAGAGCCGTGAATACGCTACGCTGCAGGAGCGCGGCCTGACCATCTACCTCTACGACAACAAGGCGACTTGGGTGAACGGTGGCGTGCTGTACACAATCGATGGCAACGCGCCGCTTTCAAGCGAGCAGATCCAGAAGATTGCTTCCAGCACTCTGTAAGACGCCAGCCTCATCATACAGCGCATGTATTAACGATTTCTTTACTTGCCAAAAATGTATCAATATTCCGGGTTCTTCATTAAGGCTTAATGACAAATTGGAGTTTGCCGGCGAGTGACTTATACTAGCAAACAATGAATGAGAACACCCCAACCGTCCGCACCCGCTTTGCTCCCAGCCCGACCGGCGCCCTGCATGGCGGCACCATCCGTACCACTGTCTTTGCCTGGCTGCTAGCCCGCCAGGCTGGCGGCCAGTTCCTATTGCGCATCGAGGATACCGATCAGAAACGTGAAGTGCCAGGCGCCATCCAAAACATCATGGACAGCCTGCGCTGGCTCGGCCTTGATTGGGATGAGGGCCCTGATACTGGCGGCCCCTACGCTCCCTATACCCAGTCCCAGCGTCTCGATATCTACAAGGAGTGGGCACAGAAACTGTACGAAGCGGGGAAGGCCTACGCCGATCCCTACAGTCCGGAAGAATTGCAGGCCCTTCGCGAGCAGGCACAGGCTGAAAAACGGCCGTTTTTGTACCGCGACCATCGCCCTGATCAGCCACCCGCCTGGGACGGCAGCCAGCCGCTTCGCATCAGGCTGGAGCCGAAGTCATATAGCTGGCATGATGCCGTCATGGGAGACATCACCATGGGGCCGGAGATGGTTGACGATTTCATCATCATCAAAAGTGACGGCTTCCCGACATACAACTTCTGCCACATCATCGATGACCACCTGATGAAGATCACGCACGTCACCCGCAGCCAGGAATTCCTTTCGAGCATTCCCAAGTTCCTGGCCGCCCACGAAGCACTCGGGCTGACGCCACCTGTAAACCTGACTGTACCTCCCGTCCTGGATGAAAGTGGCAAGCGCAAGCTCAGCAAGCGCTATGGCGCCAAGCCCATCCTGGCCTACCGCGACCTGGGATACCTGCCGAGCGCCGTGCTGAATTTCCTGGCTACTATTGGCTGGAACGATGGCACCGAGCAAGAGGTGTACACCGTCCAGGAACTGATTGAAAAATTCAGCAGCAGCCGTATTCAGAAGAGCGGCGGTATCTTTGACGAACAGCGTCTGACGTACCTGAACGGTGTACACATCCGCCGGCTGTCGCTGGATGAACTATATGAAAAGGTTGCAGACTTTTGGCCGGCAGAAGCAGCGGATGCCGACGACGCACACAAAAAAGCCGTGCTGCGTCTCGTGCACGAGCGGCTGAAGTTCTTTGCCGAGCTGCCGGAACTGACACGGTTCTTCTTTGTCGCACCCAGCAGTGAAGCAGTCACAGAGCAAGTAGCCGCCAACAAGCAGCTGCGCAAGCTGACAGGCACCGAACGGCACGACGCTCTTGCCGCCGTCATCAGTGCGCTCGAAAACAGCGACTTCAGCGAGGACGATCTTGAAAAGCAGCTGCGCGCGCTGGTAGAACAGCTAGGCGCCAAGCCAGGAGTGCTCTTCAGCCTGGTGCGTGTGGCCGTCACCGGCAGCAATGTCGCGCCGGGACTGTTTGAGACGTTGCATGTGCTTGGCAAGGATGCCAGTCTGTCGCGTCTGCGTAGCACCTTGCAGTAAGCGCATATGATTCTTAACAATATTTCACGTGAAAAAGCAATAGACACAAACGCTTTGCTATAATAAGTAGCAAATGGAGCCAACACAAACACTACCACCAGTCTCACCGTTGCCGCCTGCAGCAGCACCAGAGCCGCAGCAACCATCGCCGCCAGAGCCCTCGCCACAATCGGAGGGTCGTGAGCCGTGGCATAAGCGCAAGCGGGTGAGGGTGCTTATTGTCGTATCCACCCTCCTGATCGCTGCAGGAGCCGTGACGTATTGGGCAGTCGTCTTT from Candidatus Saccharibacteria bacterium includes the following:
- a CDS encoding glutamate--tRNA ligase translates to MNENTPTVRTRFAPSPTGALHGGTIRTTVFAWLLARQAGGQFLLRIEDTDQKREVPGAIQNIMDSLRWLGLDWDEGPDTGGPYAPYTQSQRLDIYKEWAQKLYEAGKAYADPYSPEELQALREQAQAEKRPFLYRDHRPDQPPAWDGSQPLRIRLEPKSYSWHDAVMGDITMGPEMVDDFIIIKSDGFPTYNFCHIIDDHLMKITHVTRSQEFLSSIPKFLAAHEALGLTPPVNLTVPPVLDESGKRKLSKRYGAKPILAYRDLGYLPSAVLNFLATIGWNDGTEQEVYTVQELIEKFSSSRIQKSGGIFDEQRLTYLNGVHIRRLSLDELYEKVADFWPAEAADADDAHKKAVLRLVHERLKFFAELPELTRFFFVAPSSEAVTEQVAANKQLRKLTGTERHDALAAVISALENSDFSEDDLEKQLRALVEQLGAKPGVLFSLVRVAVTGSNVAPGLFETLHVLGKDASLSRLRSTLQ